A single genomic interval of Syntrophorhabdaceae bacterium harbors:
- a CDS encoding CocE/NonD family hydrolase, with protein FLLFIFSTEKTHNFPIEFLLQNYQNKDSMSIKRVSIESDYTLEGILRAESKDAGVVICHPHPLYGGDMRNNVVGAIEEGFSRQGYTTLIFNFRGVGGSGGEYDEGEGEVRDALAASEHLRQHLNPGGRIICAGYSFGAWVISKAAPAVQGLDGLFLVSYPFLIYKGDHLKTFSKKIYFIGGTYDDIAPLDDLLEFYKHLTITDKYLKVIPTSHFYNGKEEEITDFISESVEPAPK; from the coding sequence GGTTTCTTCTCTTTATCTTTTCTACTGAAAAAACCCATAATTTTCCTATTGAATTTTTGCTACAAAACTACCAAAATAAGGATAGTATGTCAATAAAAAGGGTCTCCATAGAATCAGACTACACCCTCGAAGGAATCCTGCGGGCAGAAAGTAAGGATGCCGGCGTTGTCATATGTCATCCCCACCCCCTCTACGGCGGCGACATGCGCAACAACGTTGTAGGGGCAATAGAAGAAGGGTTCTCCCGGCAGGGTTACACGACCCTTATATTCAATTTCCGCGGTGTCGGTGGGAGCGGGGGTGAATATGACGAAGGGGAAGGAGAGGTCCGGGATGCCCTTGCAGCCTCAGAACATCTCCGGCAGCATCTCAACCCCGGCGGGCGGATTATCTGTGCCGGTTATTCCTTCGGCGCCTGGGTAATAAGCAAGGCAGCGCCGGCGGTGCAGGGACTGGATGGGCTGTTTCTTGTCTCCTACCCGTTCCTGATTTACAAGGGCGACCATCTGAAGACATTCAGCAAAAAGATCTATTTCATCGGAGGGACGTACGACGATATAGCCCCCCTCGATGACCTCCTCGAATTTTACAAGCATCTGACGATCACCGACAAGTACCTCAAGGTCATCCCCACGTCCCATTTCTACAACGGGAAAGAAGAGGAGATCACCGATTTCATTTCCGAAAGCGTCGAACCCGCTCCTAAATAA
- the csm6 gene encoding CRISPR-associated ring nuclease Csm6: protein MGKGGFKEIFVFVAGITPQVVTETIYTLAQRKPPVYPDELFIITTAIGKQHIQDTLIKKGVLKELAAEYGIPDIILDERSFVVAKDQNNTDIMDIQNEAENELMGDLITTFIRDKTGDQKSRLHCSIAGGRKTMSFYMGAALQLFGRPRDRLYHVLVSPEFESNPAFFYKPMKNRIIEGKTPDGAIKKLNTKEARIHLAELPFIRLREKLSLDGKGFGELVREGQKRIDSAIVQPDINVDLSARTVRIGGEMVRMTPAQLMLFTMFLRQKTDFCKNPNRRFCLECTDCFITPTSLRNDEVLNVMAEDYKLIYRSDEFRAQELLSRWKKTEFFHNLIRQNISKINKAIQGQVKTKTHVPSCVVMSIMQYGGTRYGVSIEKGKLHIE, encoded by the coding sequence ATGGGGAAGGGGGGATTTAAAGAAATATTCGTTTTTGTTGCAGGGATAACTCCTCAGGTAGTCACCGAGACTATCTATACCCTCGCACAGAGAAAACCACCCGTATATCCCGATGAGCTGTTCATCATTACTACCGCTATCGGGAAACAACATATTCAAGATACATTAATCAAAAAAGGTGTGCTTAAAGAGCTTGCTGCAGAGTACGGAATCCCCGATATAATCCTCGACGAGAGATCGTTTGTTGTGGCTAAAGACCAGAATAACACCGACATCATGGACATTCAAAATGAGGCCGAGAATGAGCTGATGGGCGACCTCATTACCACGTTTATACGGGACAAAACGGGAGACCAAAAATCAAGGCTCCATTGCTCCATAGCCGGCGGGCGCAAAACCATGAGCTTTTATATGGGCGCAGCGTTGCAGCTTTTCGGGCGTCCCCGGGACCGGCTCTACCATGTCCTCGTCTCACCAGAATTCGAATCCAACCCCGCGTTTTTCTACAAACCCATGAAAAACCGTATAATCGAAGGGAAGACCCCCGACGGTGCAATAAAGAAACTCAACACAAAAGAAGCCCGTATCCATCTCGCGGAGCTGCCCTTCATACGACTAAGGGAAAAGCTGTCCCTGGATGGAAAGGGATTCGGGGAGCTTGTCAGGGAGGGTCAGAAAAGGATCGACAGCGCCATCGTCCAGCCTGACATTAACGTAGATCTTTCCGCAAGAACAGTACGTATCGGGGGAGAAATGGTCCGCATGACACCTGCCCAGCTTATGCTCTTTACAATGTTTTTAAGGCAAAAAACCGATTTCTGCAAAAATCCGAACCGAAGGTTCTGTTTGGAATGCACGGACTGCTTTATTACTCCGACAAGTCTGAGGAATGATGAGGTTCTTAATGTCATGGCAGAAGACTACAAGCTAATTTACAGAAGTGATGAGTTCCGCGCTCAGGAACTTCTTTCGCGTTGGAAGAAAACTGAATTCTTCCATAACCTCATCAGGCAGAACATCAGTAAAATAAATAAGGCGATCCAGGGGCAGGTCAAGACCAAGACGCATGTTCCCTCTTGTGTCGTGATGAGCATCATGCAGTACGGCGGTACGCGTTACGGGGTGAGCATAGAAAAAGGCAAGCTGCATATAGAATGA